A section of the Falco peregrinus isolate bFalPer1 chromosome 3, bFalPer1.pri, whole genome shotgun sequence genome encodes:
- the EDN1 gene encoding endothelin-1, producing MDYSQMLVSLLFVLCPGLLPAAPAAPAAEAGALPPPAAAHRRARRCSCSSLLDEECVYFCHLDIIWINTPEKTVPYGLGGPSRSRRSLKDMVPEMLAEPSSRCRCANQKDKKCLNFCQTGKDLWAQSTVEKTSRHRTKAGNCIGPKCMNRQLVDSKKMKRLEAIGNSIKASFSIAKLKAELQKGRKLKHNRANKRQSIWESLKAS from the exons ATGGATTACTCCCAGATGCTCGTCTCGCTGCTCTTCGTGCTGTGCCCGGGGCTGCTGCCGGCAG cccccgcagcccctgcagccGAAGCGGgcgccctgccgccccccgccgccgcgcaccGCCGCGCCCGgcgctgctcctgctcctcgCTGCTGGACGAGGAGTGCGTCTACTTCTGCCACCTCGACATCATCTGGATCAACACCCCCGA GAAGACTGTTCCATATGGTCTCGGAGGCCCTTCTCGATCCAGAAGATCGCTGAAGGACATGGTGCCGGAGATGCTCGCTGAACCTAGCAGCAGATGCCGATGTGCCAACCAGAAGGACAAGAAATGTCTGAACTTCTGCCAGACAGGAAAAGATCTCTG GGCTCAGTCCACGGTGGAGAAAACCTCACGTCACCGCACCAAAGCTGGCAATTGCATTGGACCCAAATGCATGAACCGACAGCTCGTTGACAGCAAGAAAATGAAGCG GCTGGAAGCCATTGGGAACAGTATCAAAGCTTCCTTCAGTATCGCAAAGCTGAAGGCTGAGCTCCAGAAAGGGCGGAAGCTGAAACATAACAGGGCGAACAAAAGGCAAAGCATTTGGGAAAGCCTGAAAGCATCCTAG